The following proteins are co-located in the Deinococcus aerius genome:
- a CDS encoding tetratricopeptide repeat protein, whose protein sequence is MSIRSALLLTAALLAGPAAAQTTPTTGAPAQGAEPQLTAEQAAAQARDLAEQARRTYPQGSASIDQTLWKQAAAAAEQAVTLAPDNAEYLKLRAQIYTEVGFWRQAELAWNAYFRAAPAQPGSAEARQAASAQYNLGYAAYTRNQPDQAARFFATCLDLDAQNVDCATWAARTALEAGNYAQAQTLYARALQLKPGDKTLTYFQGVAQRASQYGPAATRAFSRAYADLDAGRKPQALAGFQEAARTAPNFAEAWREAGRLALELGNAQAARAAYEGAVALPGATGGDRFNLALAREGEQYGLGAVQAFRAAYARYAAGDKAGAEAGFLDATRQNPQYAKAWAWLGRVRYEAKNYTGAAEAYSQAVRLDPGDKSSAYFLRLAQQGK, encoded by the coding sequence ATGTCCATCCGGTCCGCCCTGCTCCTGACCGCCGCGCTGCTGGCAGGCCCCGCCGCCGCGCAGACGACCCCCACGACCGGGGCACCCGCCCAGGGTGCCGAGCCCCAACTGACCGCCGAGCAGGCCGCCGCCCAGGCCCGCGACCTCGCCGAGCAGGCCCGGCGCACCTACCCTCAGGGCAGCGCGAGCATCGACCAGACGCTGTGGAAGCAGGCCGCCGCCGCCGCGGAACAGGCCGTGACGCTGGCCCCCGACAACGCCGAATACCTGAAGCTCCGCGCCCAGATCTACACCGAGGTGGGCTTCTGGCGGCAGGCGGAACTCGCGTGGAACGCCTACTTCCGGGCGGCACCCGCCCAGCCCGGCAGCGCCGAGGCCCGCCAGGCGGCCAGCGCCCAGTACAACCTGGGCTACGCGGCGTACACCCGCAACCAGCCCGACCAGGCCGCGCGCTTCTTCGCCACCTGCCTCGACCTGGACGCCCAGAACGTGGATTGCGCGACCTGGGCCGCGCGCACGGCGCTGGAGGCCGGGAACTACGCGCAGGCGCAAACCCTCTACGCCCGTGCCCTGCAATTGAAGCCCGGGGACAAGACGCTCACGTACTTCCAGGGTGTGGCGCAGCGGGCCAGCCAGTACGGCCCCGCCGCCACCCGCGCCTTCAGCCGCGCGTACGCCGACCTCGACGCGGGCCGCAAGCCGCAGGCCCTCGCCGGATTCCAGGAGGCCGCCCGCACCGCCCCCAACTTCGCCGAGGCGTGGCGGGAGGCGGGCCGCCTGGCGTTGGAACTCGGCAACGCCCAGGCGGCCCGCGCCGCCTACGAGGGAGCCGTCGCCCTGCCCGGCGCCACCGGGGGCGACCGCTTCAACCTCGCGCTGGCGCGGGAGGGCGAGCAGTACGGGCTGGGCGCCGTGCAGGCGTTCCGCGCCGCCTATGCGAGGTACGCGGCGGGCGACAAGGCCGGGGCCGAGGCGGGCTTCCTCGACGCCACCCGCCAGAACCCGCAGTACGCCAAGGCCTGGGCCTGGCTGGGCCGCGTCCGCTACGAGGCGAAGAACTACACCGGGGCTGCGGAAGCCTACAGTCAGGCCGTCCGGCTTGACCCGGGCGACAAGAGCAGCGCCTACTTCCTGCGGCTGGCCCAGCAGGGAAAATAA
- a CDS encoding endonuclease III domain-containing protein, with product MFDRLRAEYGEKAIYARREPMHELISTILSQRTTHADEEAAYQELLTLGDWDAITRAPTEAVAHAIRRSNYPESKAPRIQATLRAIREQRGGYDLDFLAEIPVQEAMKWLTDLPGVGLKTASLVLLFNFARPVFPVDTHVHRVNTRVGTIPRMGEQAAHRALLKLLPPDPPYLYEFHVNLLRHGQRVCIWTRPKCPACVLRERCDAHAIYGNNVPSFGDKPGKG from the coding sequence ATGTTCGACCGGCTGCGGGCCGAGTACGGCGAGAAGGCCATCTACGCCCGGCGCGAGCCCATGCACGAGCTGATCAGCACGATTCTCTCCCAGCGCACGACCCACGCGGACGAGGAGGCGGCCTACCAGGAACTCCTCACGCTGGGCGACTGGGACGCGATCACCCGGGCGCCGACCGAGGCGGTCGCCCACGCCATCCGGCGCAGCAACTACCCGGAGAGCAAGGCCCCGCGTATCCAGGCCACCCTGCGCGCCATCCGCGAGCAGCGGGGCGGGTACGACCTCGACTTCCTGGCCGAGATCCCCGTTCAGGAGGCGATGAAGTGGCTCACCGACCTGCCGGGCGTGGGCCTCAAGACCGCCTCGCTGGTGCTGCTCTTTAACTTTGCCCGTCCGGTGTTTCCGGTGGACACGCACGTCCACCGGGTCAACACCCGGGTCGGCACGATTCCCCGCATGGGCGAGCAGGCGGCGCACCGCGCGCTCCTCAAACTGCTGCCGCCCGACCCGCCCTACCTGTACGAGTTCCACGTCAACCTGCTGCGGCACGGGCAACGGGTCTGCATCTGGACCCGTCCGAAGTGCCCCGCGTGCGTGCTGCGCGAACGCTGCGACGCCCACGCGATCTACGGGAACAACGTGCCGAGCTTCGGGGACAAGCCGGGGAAGGGGTAG
- the def gene encoding peptide deformylase, which yields MAEAPRVYPIRLYGDPVLRRKARAVQPTDLLTVPGFDPQTVREVANTMLETMFEARGVGLAAPQVGLPVRMFVAVEYEDDEEEQEGQDEPLKSRVLREFVMLNPVLTVIDKKKDRSYQEGCLSIPGIYEEGVSRARAVQVRYTDLDGQERTLEADDYLARVFQHEVDHLDGVFFLDRLPPQVTEDHRKELAAMQRQAKQFLQDLALREKARQERQG from the coding sequence ATGGCCGAGGCCCCCCGCGTTTACCCCATCCGCCTGTACGGCGACCCCGTGCTGCGCCGCAAGGCGCGGGCCGTACAGCCCACCGACCTCCTCACCGTCCCCGGCTTTGATCCCCAGACGGTGCGCGAGGTGGCGAACACCATGCTGGAGACGATGTTCGAGGCGCGCGGCGTCGGTCTCGCGGCCCCGCAGGTGGGCCTCCCCGTGCGGATGTTCGTGGCCGTCGAGTACGAGGACGACGAGGAGGAGCAGGAGGGCCAGGACGAGCCCCTGAAGTCCCGCGTGCTGCGCGAGTTCGTGATGCTCAATCCAGTCCTCACCGTGATCGACAAGAAAAAGGACCGGTCCTACCAGGAGGGCTGCCTCAGCATTCCCGGTATCTACGAGGAGGGCGTGTCGCGCGCCCGCGCCGTGCAGGTGCGCTACACCGACCTTGACGGCCAGGAGCGCACGCTGGAGGCTGACGACTACCTCGCCCGCGTTTTCCAGCACGAGGTCGATCACCTCGACGGCGTGTTCTTCCTCGACCGCCTGCCCCCCCAGGTCACCGAGGACCACCGCAAGGAACTCGCCGCCATGCAGCGCCAGGCCAAGCAGTTCCTGCAGGACCTCGCGCTGAGGGAAAAGGCGCGGCAGGAGCGCCAGGGTTGA
- a CDS encoding LptF/LptG family permease, whose amino-acid sequence MPITLIRYVLREVLRWYAAGVALFLILQLTDALSTTVGLLLSYDATLLQAVKAFVALSPTFLNRSLVLAVPFAVLLTFGRLQGDSELKAMFAGGVPPLRLVWPLAVPFVLIGLVAFVNTGYVAPGAPARWNQAWYGIFRTTPPPPARDNYTYASPGALYYAGRVSNDRGGAVARLEGVLVERGGETITAPSGTWDTRKKTWTVQDAWVTRPGQDPRRVATPLVFPQTDTLRPPPPPAEQVSTPELQARLASGLGTPQERRQDTFELTRRYADPLTPVVFALAAGALGLLLRNRAAGFAATVVFLVSFYVLWIGMPQLARAGAMAPALAAWLPNLVFLLVTGLLVWRLR is encoded by the coding sequence GTGCCCATCACGCTGATTCGCTACGTGCTGCGCGAGGTGCTGCGCTGGTACGCGGCGGGCGTGGCGCTCTTCCTGATCCTGCAACTCACCGACGCCCTGAGCACCACGGTGGGCCTGCTGCTGAGCTACGACGCGACGCTGCTCCAGGCGGTCAAGGCCTTTGTGGCGCTTTCGCCCACCTTCCTCAACCGGTCGCTGGTGCTGGCGGTGCCCTTCGCGGTGCTGCTGACCTTCGGGCGACTTCAGGGGGACAGCGAACTCAAGGCGATGTTCGCCGGGGGGGTGCCGCCCCTGCGGCTGGTGTGGCCGCTGGCCGTGCCGTTTGTCCTCATCGGGCTGGTCGCCTTTGTCAATACCGGGTATGTGGCGCCGGGCGCGCCCGCGCGCTGGAATCAGGCGTGGTACGGCATCTTCAGGACCACTCCGCCCCCGCCCGCGCGGGACAACTACACCTACGCCTCGCCCGGCGCCCTGTACTACGCGGGCCGGGTGAGCAACGACCGGGGCGGCGCCGTGGCGCGTCTGGAGGGCGTGCTGGTCGAGCGCGGCGGCGAGACGATCACGGCGCCGTCGGGCACCTGGGACACGCGGAAGAAAACCTGGACGGTGCAAGATGCCTGGGTCACCCGCCCCGGTCAGGACCCCCGGCGGGTGGCGACCCCGCTGGTCTTTCCCCAGACCGATACCCTGCGGCCCCCGCCCCCGCCCGCCGAGCAGGTCAGCACGCCCGAGCTGCAAGCGCGGCTGGCGAGCGGGCTGGGCACCCCCCAGGAGCGGCGGCAGGACACCTTCGAGCTGACCCGGCGCTACGCCGACCCCCTCACGCCGGTCGTGTTCGCGCTCGCGGCGGGGGCGCTGGGCCTGCTGCTGCGGAACCGCGCGGCGGGCTTCGCGGCGACGGTGGTGTTCCTGGTGTCGTTCTATGTCCTGTGGATCGGCATGCCCCAGCTCGCCCGGGCGGGGGCGATGGCGCCCGCGCTCGCCGCCTGGCTTCCCAACCTCGTGTTCCTGCTCGTCACGGGCCTGCTCGTCTGGAGGTTGCGGTGA
- a CDS encoding alpha/beta hydrolase family protein yields the protein MRPAALLLLPALLLGLPPAHAQSAAALAKVDAAQMSIPAAREKPYPGSALTVRQTLRAGSNYRRYVVSYLSDGLRINALLTVPNGTPPKGGWPAIVFNHGYIPPNVYRTTEKYVAYQDAFARAGFVTLKSDYRGHGSSQGEALGAYYAPGYTTDVMNALASLKKDPRVNAARIGMWGHSMGGFLTLRAMVIDPSIKAGVIWAGVVGDYSQMMNDWNSPVPPSIPRRVLELRKKAVEKYGTPEENPDFWNKLSANAYLRSLGGPLQLHIGTADEDVPVSFHTSLVAQMRQAGKSVQSYVYPGDNHNLSRNLSTALARSVAFFKANL from the coding sequence ATGAGGCCCGCCGCGCTCCTCCTCCTCCCCGCCCTGCTCCTCGGCCTGCCCCCCGCCCACGCCCAGTCGGCCGCCGCCCTTGCCAAGGTGGACGCCGCCCAGATGAGCATCCCCGCCGCCCGCGAGAAGCCCTACCCCGGCAGCGCCCTGACCGTGCGGCAGACCCTGCGCGCGGGCAGCAACTACCGCCGCTACGTGGTGAGCTACCTGTCGGACGGCCTGCGAATCAACGCGCTCCTGACCGTTCCGAACGGCACGCCGCCGAAGGGCGGCTGGCCCGCCATCGTCTTCAACCACGGCTACATCCCGCCCAACGTCTACCGGACGACGGAGAAGTACGTCGCCTACCAGGACGCCTTCGCCCGCGCGGGCTTCGTGACGCTCAAGAGTGACTACCGGGGCCACGGGAGCAGCCAGGGGGAAGCGCTCGGCGCCTACTACGCCCCCGGCTACACGACGGACGTGATGAACGCGCTCGCCAGCCTGAAGAAAGACCCCCGGGTGAACGCCGCCCGCATCGGCATGTGGGGGCACTCAATGGGCGGCTTCCTGACCCTGCGGGCGATGGTCATCGACCCCTCCATCAAGGCGGGCGTGATCTGGGCCGGGGTGGTCGGCGACTACAGCCAGATGATGAACGACTGGAACAGCCCGGTGCCGCCGTCCATCCCCCGCCGCGTGCTGGAACTGCGGAAAAAGGCGGTCGAGAAGTACGGCACCCCGGAGGAAAACCCGGACTTCTGGAACAAGCTCAGCGCGAACGCCTACCTGCGGAGCCTCGGCGGCCCCCTTCAGCTCCACATCGGCACGGCGGACGAGGACGTGCCCGTGAGCTTCCACACCTCGCTGGTGGCCCAGATGCGGCAGGCCGGAAAGTCCGTCCAGAGTTACGTCTACCCCGGCGACAACCACAACCTCAGCCGGAACCTGTCCACGGCGCTCGCCCGCAGCGTGGCGTTCTTCAAAGCGAACCTGTAG
- the fmt gene encoding methionyl-tRNA formyltransferase, producing MSAPRVAFFGSPAFALPVLEAIRERFAVVLVVAQPDKPVGRGLKLTPPPVAARAAELRLPLAQPTKLRGNAAFGARLRESGADVAVTCAYGKILPASLLAVPPHGFLNTHTSLLPAYRGAAPIQWALIRGETVTGTTIMQTDVGMDTGPILLQQELPIAPEWTSIELAGALSAQAARLIVEALSRLPGLTPMPQDESRATHAPMLVKEDGFVRWGDTARAVVNRYRGVAAWPQTTAFLNGARLKLLGLGVTDGQGRPGEVLRVDPGGLAVACGEGAVRVETVQPEARKPQPAQVWAQGAGVTPGTRFDLWEPAPA from the coding sequence TTGAGCGCCCCCCGCGTCGCCTTTTTCGGCTCGCCCGCCTTCGCGCTGCCCGTGCTGGAGGCGATCCGCGAGCGGTTCGCGGTCGTCCTCGTCGTCGCGCAGCCCGACAAGCCGGTGGGGCGGGGACTCAAGCTCACGCCGCCACCCGTCGCCGCCCGCGCCGCTGAACTGAGATTGCCCCTCGCCCAGCCCACGAAACTGCGGGGCAACGCGGCCTTCGGGGCGAGGCTGCGCGAGAGTGGGGCGGACGTGGCCGTCACCTGCGCCTACGGCAAAATCCTGCCCGCCTCCCTGCTCGCCGTTCCGCCCCACGGCTTCTTGAACACGCACACCAGCCTCCTCCCCGCGTACCGGGGCGCGGCGCCGATCCAGTGGGCACTGATCCGGGGCGAGACGGTCACGGGCACGACGATCATGCAGACGGACGTGGGCATGGACACCGGGCCGATCCTGCTGCAACAGGAGTTGCCCATCGCCCCCGAGTGGACGAGCATCGAACTCGCGGGCGCCCTGAGCGCCCAGGCCGCGCGGCTGATCGTGGAGGCCCTGTCGCGGCTGCCTGGCCTGACGCCGATGCCGCAGGACGAGTCCAGGGCGACCCACGCCCCCATGCTCGTGAAGGAGGACGGCTTCGTGCGCTGGGGGGACACGGCGCGGGCGGTCGTGAACCGTTACCGGGGGGTGGCTGCCTGGCCGCAGACCACGGCTTTTCTGAACGGCGCGCGGCTCAAGCTTCTCGGCCTGGGCGTGACGGACGGCCAGGGCCGGCCCGGCGAGGTGCTGCGGGTGGACCCGGGGGGTCTGGCTGTCGCCTGCGGGGAGGGTGCCGTGCGGGTGGAGACTGTGCAGCCGGAGGCCCGCAAGCCGCAGCCCGCGCAGGTCTGGGCACAGGGGGCGGGCGTTACCCCGGGCACCCGTTTCGACCTCTGGGAACCGGCCCCCGCCTGA
- a CDS encoding Type 1 glutamine amidotransferase-like domain-containing protein, with protein sequence MKLLLTSGGVTNASIHDALVSLLGKPIAESSALCIPTAQWGHPWCGPASVRRFITDQTPATMCGLGWKSVGVLELTALPSISRDRWVRWVQEADALLVDGGDATFLCHWMRESGLAELLPSLPESVWVGLSAGSMVMTPRIGQDFVEWPSAPGDRTLGVVDFSIFPHLDHPDLPWNTMAAAERWAADVKGTCYAIDDQTAIKVVGGTAEVVSEGQWKQLTP encoded by the coding sequence GTGAAACTTCTGCTCACCTCGGGTGGCGTCACCAACGCGAGTATCCATGACGCGCTGGTCAGTCTGCTGGGGAAACCCATCGCCGAGTCCAGCGCCCTGTGTATCCCGACGGCGCAGTGGGGCCACCCGTGGTGCGGGCCAGCCTCGGTGCGGCGCTTCATCACCGACCAGACCCCGGCAACCATGTGCGGCCTGGGATGGAAGTCCGTGGGCGTCCTTGAACTCACCGCGCTGCCGAGCATCAGCCGGGACCGGTGGGTGCGGTGGGTGCAGGAGGCCGACGCGCTGCTGGTGGACGGTGGGGACGCGACGTTCCTGTGCCACTGGATGCGGGAGTCCGGGCTGGCGGAACTCCTGCCGTCGCTGCCTGAGAGCGTCTGGGTGGGGCTGAGTGCGGGGAGCATGGTCATGACGCCCCGGATCGGGCAGGACTTCGTCGAATGGCCGTCCGCGCCCGGCGACCGGACCCTCGGGGTCGTTGACTTCTCGATCTTCCCGCACCTGGATCACCCGGACCTGCCGTGGAACACCATGGCCGCCGCGGAACGGTGGGCCGCCGACGTGAAGGGGACGTGCTACGCCATCGACGACCAGACCGCCATCAAAGTGGTGGGCGGTACCGCCGAAGTGGTGTCCGAAGGCCAGTGGAAACAGTTGACGCCCTAG
- a CDS encoding LptF/LptG family permease, with amino-acid sequence MKRFERYVLAEILPPLVGALAIVIVLFLLALLEAVIAPLLAKGANPLLVARLVALNVPEALTQALPIALMFAALLALSRLAADSEIKAALASGVPASRLFRPVLLLAAGVALLSFALNELLVTRAKVQVQGVQREIVLDNPRVIGLGEQGLVLRDALNRAISVGQALPGGELRDLRIVTMQAGSPPREVITARRGRLRPGSNVLELEDGRRVTFQDARPVTVLTFRRGTLPVQDVQASFDGGDAALKPVYLPLRDLLARTNTYRQQHVRSPADFTALHRKFAEPLAALALAFFVVSLAVFAFRSGQNLGLVWALLLSFAYYATWSVFKVMGENGALPPVLAAYGPDLIAVLAGLGLLWWAGRR; translated from the coding sequence ATGAAGCGCTTCGAGCGGTATGTCCTCGCCGAGATCCTGCCGCCGCTGGTGGGGGCGCTGGCGATCGTGATCGTGCTGTTCCTGCTGGCGCTGCTGGAGGCGGTGATCGCGCCGCTCCTCGCCAAGGGCGCCAATCCCCTCCTCGTCGCGCGGCTGGTCGCCCTGAACGTGCCCGAGGCGCTCACCCAGGCGCTCCCCATCGCGCTGATGTTCGCCGCGCTGCTCGCCCTCTCGCGCCTGGCCGCCGACTCCGAGATCAAGGCGGCGCTGGCGAGCGGGGTGCCCGCCTCGCGGCTCTTCCGGCCGGTGCTGCTCCTCGCGGCGGGGGTGGCCCTCCTGTCCTTCGCCCTGAATGAACTCCTCGTCACCCGCGCCAAGGTGCAGGTGCAGGGGGTGCAGCGCGAGATCGTCCTGGACAACCCCCGCGTGATCGGGCTGGGGGAGCAGGGGCTGGTGCTGCGCGACGCCCTGAACCGCGCGATCAGCGTGGGCCAGGCGCTCCCGGGCGGGGAACTGCGCGACCTGCGGATCGTGACCATGCAGGCGGGCTCGCCCCCGCGTGAGGTGATCACCGCCCGCCGGGGCCGCCTCCGGCCCGGCAGCAACGTGCTGGAACTCGAGGACGGGCGGCGGGTCACCTTTCAGGACGCCCGGCCCGTCACCGTGCTGACCTTCCGGCGCGGCACCCTCCCCGTGCAGGACGTGCAGGCGAGCTTCGACGGCGGGGACGCGGCGCTCAAGCCGGTCTACCTGCCGCTGCGCGATCTCCTCGCCCGGACGAACACCTACCGCCAGCAGCACGTGCGCTCGCCCGCCGACTTCACCGCCCTGCACCGCAAGTTCGCCGAGCCGCTCGCCGCGCTCGCCCTGGCCTTTTTCGTGGTCAGCCTCGCCGTGTTCGCCTTTCGCAGCGGGCAGAACCTGGGGCTGGTGTGGGCGCTCCTCCTGAGCTTCGCCTACTACGCCACCTGGAGCGTCTTCAAGGTGATGGGCGAAAACGGGGCGCTGCCCCCCGTCCTCGCCGCCTACGGCCCCGACCTGATCGCGGTGCTGGCCGGGCTGGGGCTGCTGTGGTGGGCGGGGCGACGCTAG
- the ddrC gene encoding DNA damage response protein DdrC, translating into MKNAPVTLEFGAQRLPASADGLLHVPTALLALGVPMPEDWAAFAREHDLQSPERDFGIGPEATLDAAEFARLAFTLNTPEARRWRKRAQTLLSRALTGDVRLAAQIAERNADPEARRWLAARLESTDARRTLMSTVARHGGEGRVYGQLGSISNRSVLGTDSATIRRERGVRQTRDGLRSEELLRLAYLDTATARAIAERGAQGNAAILRLHEEVAQRERHLWESQAQAG; encoded by the coding sequence ATGAAGAATGCTCCCGTGACCCTGGAATTCGGTGCCCAGCGCCTGCCCGCCAGTGCGGACGGGCTGCTGCACGTGCCCACCGCCCTTTTGGCCCTCGGCGTGCCCATGCCCGAAGACTGGGCCGCCTTCGCCCGCGAACATGACCTGCAAAGCCCGGAGCGCGATTTCGGCATCGGCCCGGAGGCGACCCTCGACGCGGCCGAGTTTGCCCGGCTGGCCTTCACCCTGAATACGCCCGAGGCCCGGCGCTGGCGCAAGCGCGCCCAGACCCTGCTCTCCCGCGCCCTGACGGGTGACGTTCGGCTGGCCGCGCAGATCGCCGAGCGCAACGCCGACCCCGAGGCGCGGCGCTGGCTGGCCGCCCGGCTCGAGAGTACCGACGCCCGCCGCACCCTGATGAGTACCGTGGCCCGCCACGGCGGCGAGGGGCGTGTCTATGGTCAGCTCGGCTCCATCAGCAACCGCAGCGTGCTGGGCACCGACTCGGCGACCATCCGCCGCGAGCGGGGCGTGCGCCAGACCCGCGACGGCCTGCGCAGCGAGGAACTGTTGCGCCTGGCCTACCTCGACACCGCCACCGCCCGCGCCATCGCCGAGCGGGGCGCCCAGGGCAACGCCGCCATCCTCCGGCTCCACGAGGAGGTCGCCCAGCGCGAGCGGCACCTGTGGGAGAGCCAGGCCCAGGCGGGCTGA
- a CDS encoding polynucleotide kinase-phosphatase: MTVPPTDIRLPELSLVALVGASSAGKSTFAARHFLPTEVLSSDFFRALVSDDENSLEATGDAFDSLFYVAGKRLARGRLTVVDATSVRPEDRRRLVDLARAHDVLPVAIVLDLPRAVLEARHAARPDRDFRPEVIGRQVAELRRTLRGLGKEGFRHVWVLRTEAEVDAARISRVPLYTNRRELTGPFDFIGDVHGCLDELRELLTKLGYTVEGNTATPPPGRTAVFVGDLVDRGPDSVGVLRLVMNMAHSGAALCVPGNHDEKLKRALDGKAVQALHGLDRTLEQLDAAGPEFRAEVRAFLGGLVSHLVLDGGRVVVAHAGLPERYQGRASGRVRSFALYGDVDGSQDELGLPVRRDWAQDYRGAATVVYGHTPVAQPRWVNRTLNIDTGCAFGGALTALRYPEMDLVSVPAHAQYAVPARPLQPAAPEPDGDTLDLAEFLKGGRIETRTFGGILLKEGERSAAVETFSRFGVDPRWCVYLPPTMSPVETSGREGLLEHPAEAFAYFRGQGITEVICEEKHMGSRALLVLARDGEAARAHFGVEDGTGRIYTRTGRPFLAPDWEQGVLSRARAAVTGAGLWEALDTGWLVLDAEILPWSLKAGELIRGQYAAVGAAGNAALPAAVAALERAVERGVEVGSILERTRERAADLSTYREAYRAYVRRVEGPGDVRILPFHLLASEGRVHTDRGHLWHLETLGRLADADPALFGRTAHRVVTLSDPASEAEATAWWEALTASGGEGMVVKPLTFLDPEKRSLQPALKVRGREYLRIIYGPEYTRPEHLARLRTRALGAKRARALREFHLGLEALARFVDRAGTARVHECVLGVLALESDPVDARL; encoded by the coding sequence ATGACCGTTCCCCCCACCGACATCCGGCTCCCCGAACTCTCCCTCGTCGCCCTCGTCGGCGCGTCGTCGGCGGGCAAAAGCACCTTCGCCGCGCGGCACTTTCTCCCGACCGAGGTGCTGAGCAGCGACTTCTTCCGCGCCCTGGTCAGCGACGACGAGAACAGCCTGGAGGCGACGGGGGACGCCTTCGACAGCCTGTTCTATGTGGCGGGGAAGCGGCTGGCGCGCGGGCGCCTGACAGTGGTGGACGCGACAAGCGTGCGCCCGGAGGACCGGCGGCGGCTGGTGGACCTCGCGCGGGCGCATGACGTGCTGCCCGTCGCCATCGTCCTTGACCTGCCCCGCGCGGTGCTGGAGGCCCGCCACGCCGCCCGCCCCGACCGCGACTTCCGCCCCGAGGTCATTGGGCGGCAGGTCGCCGAATTGCGCCGAACCCTGCGCGGTCTGGGCAAGGAGGGCTTCCGCCACGTCTGGGTCCTGAGAACGGAGGCGGAGGTGGACGCCGCCCGCATCTCGCGCGTCCCGCTCTACACCAACCGCAGGGAACTCACCGGCCCCTTCGACTTCATCGGCGACGTTCACGGCTGCCTGGACGAACTGCGTGAGCTGCTGACCAAACTCGGCTACACGGTGGAGGGGAACACCGCGACCCCGCCGCCTGGCCGCACCGCCGTTTTCGTGGGCGACCTCGTGGACCGGGGGCCGGACAGCGTGGGCGTGCTGCGGCTGGTGATGAACATGGCCCACTCGGGCGCCGCCCTGTGCGTGCCCGGCAACCACGACGAGAAGCTGAAGCGGGCGCTGGACGGCAAGGCAGTCCAGGCGCTGCACGGCCTGGACCGGACGCTGGAGCAACTCGACGCGGCGGGGCCGGAGTTCCGGGCGGAGGTGCGCGCCTTTCTCGGCGGGCTGGTGAGCCACCTCGTGCTGGACGGCGGGCGGGTGGTCGTCGCGCACGCGGGCCTGCCGGAGCGGTATCAGGGGCGGGCGTCGGGGCGGGTGCGCTCCTTCGCGCTGTACGGCGATGTGGACGGCAGCCAGGACGAACTGGGGCTGCCGGTGCGCCGGGACTGGGCGCAGGACTACCGGGGCGCGGCGACCGTGGTGTACGGCCACACCCCCGTCGCGCAGCCGCGCTGGGTGAACCGGACGCTGAATATCGATACCGGTTGCGCCTTCGGGGGTGCCCTGACGGCCCTGCGGTATCCCGAGATGGACCTCGTGAGCGTGCCCGCCCATGCCCAGTACGCGGTGCCCGCCCGACCCCTCCAGCCCGCCGCCCCCGAGCCGGATGGCGACACGCTTGACCTCGCCGAGTTCCTGAAAGGGGGCCGGATCGAGACGCGGACCTTCGGCGGCATTCTCCTCAAGGAGGGCGAACGCTCGGCTGCCGTGGAAACCTTCTCGCGCTTCGGGGTGGACCCGCGCTGGTGCGTGTACCTCCCGCCCACGATGAGCCCGGTGGAGACGAGCGGGCGCGAGGGCCTGCTGGAACACCCAGCAGAGGCATTCGCGTATTTCCGGGGCCAGGGCATCACGGAAGTCATCTGCGAGGAGAAGCACATGGGCTCGCGCGCCCTCCTGGTCCTGGCCAGGGACGGGGAAGCCGCCCGCGCCCACTTCGGCGTGGAGGATGGAACGGGCCGCATCTACACCCGAACCGGTCGCCCCTTCCTCGCGCCCGACTGGGAGCAGGGCGTGCTTTCCCGCGCCCGCGCCGCCGTCACCGGGGCCGGACTGTGGGAGGCGCTGGACACCGGCTGGCTCGTCCTCGACGCCGAGATTCTGCCCTGGAGCCTGAAGGCCGGGGAACTCATTCGGGGGCAGTACGCGGCGGTCGGGGCGGCGGGGAACGCGGCGCTGCCTGCCGCCGTGGCGGCCCTGGAGAGGGCTGTCGAGCGGGGCGTGGAGGTGGGCAGCATCCTGGAGCGAACCCGCGAACGTGCCGCCGACCTGTCCACCTACCGCGAGGCTTACCGCGCCTACGTGCGCCGGGTGGAGGGACCGGGGGACGTGCGAATCCTGCCCTTCCACCTCCTCGCCTCGGAGGGGCGGGTCCACACGGACCGGGGGCACCTCTGGCACCTGGAGACGCTGGGGCGGCTGGCGGACGCTGACCCGGCCCTGTTTGGCCGCACAGCACACCGGGTCGTCACCCTGAGTGATCCGGCCAGCGAGGCGGAGGCGACCGCGTGGTGGGAGGCGCTGACGGCCTCGGGCGGGGAGGGCATGGTCGTCAAGCCGCTCACCTTCCTGGACCCGGAAAAGCGCAGCCTGCAACCCGCCCTCAAGGTGCGGGGCCGCGAGTACCTGCGAATCATCTACGGCCCGGAGTACACCCGCCCCGAACACCTCGCCCGGCTGCGAACCCGTGCCCTCGGCGCCAAACGTGCCCGAGCCCTGCGCGAGTTTCACCTGGGGCTGGAGGCGCTGGCCCGCTTCGTGGACCGCGCCGGAACTGCTCGCGTTCACGAGTGCGTGCTGGGTGTGCTGGCGCTGGAGAGCGACCCGGTGGACGCGCGGCTGTAG